One genomic window of Candidatus Margulisiibacteriota bacterium includes the following:
- a CDS encoding transcriptional regulator, whose product MIRYDDHKKEVSRKYSEEFRNYDEEYEDFKLQAIGEMIKEERKKAGLTQEELANAIHTKKSAISRIEKHTEDIKISTLVKVSKALGKNLEFSFR is encoded by the coding sequence ATGATAAGGTATGATGACCATAAAAAGGAAGTTTCAAGAAAATATTCTGAAGAATTCAGGAATTATGATGAAGAATATGAGGATTTTAAACTACAGGCAATTGGAGAGATGATAAAGGAAGAAAGAAAAAAAGCTGGATTAACCCAAGAAGAATTAGCCAATGCTATTCATACAAAAAAGTCAGCAATATCAAGGATAGAAAAGCACACAGAAGATATAAAGATATCGACACTGGTAAAGGTATCAAAAGCACTAGGTAAAAACTTGGAGTTTTCATTTAGGTAA